The Daphnia pulex isolate KAP4 chromosome 3, ASM2113471v1 genome includes a region encoding these proteins:
- the LOC124189856 gene encoding cytochrome c oxidase subunit NDUFA4-like, whose amino-acid sequence MQGLSLKSLKKHPSLIPLFVSLGVGVAMAAMYTLRLATQNPDVTWDRKNNPEPWQKYAEKQYKFYSPAGFKPSQAPKYEE is encoded by the exons ATGCAGGGACTCTCACTAAAATCTCTTAAAAAACACCCTTCT CTCATCCCCCTCTTCGTTTCGTTGGGAGTTGGAGTTGCGATGGCTGCTATGTATACTCTTCGTCTAGCAACCCAAAACCCTGATGTTACATGGGACAGGAAGAACAACCCAGAGCCATGGCAAAAGTATGCTGAAAAGCAATACAAG tTTTATTCGCCAGCTGGATTCAAACCTAGCCAGGCACCTAAATATGAAGAGTGA
- the LOC124189855 gene encoding solute carrier family 35 member F2-like isoform X1: METKMAVRNQQIPTNPLPTDSFSVRCEKYFSELNRWEVWRSIFLGQFLSVLLCTSAVISQLLYANYGVAAPTAQCFLNYVLLCLVFTTTLACRPGEGGLLSVLRKRGLKYFFLAIADVEANYLVVQAYQYTTLRSAQLLDCFAIPAVLVLSRTVLKVRYQIIHVIGVKVCLVGIFCLVWAIPDENNETAKDRLIGNSIIPIFKIVFLLIIFLVLGDLMCIGGALLYGIIIIAEEYVVKTIDCVEFLAMIGLFGSVINGIQLAALEHEQVASIDWSEWRVIVLLAAFTLTLFTYYTITPIVMKVTSAMAINLSLLTADFYTLVIGVLLFQFKYDVMYALSYALVVAGVVIFCSRSAPIYSQTFGPRLTLPRTITTTTTTTNMSSHNSSHDMQFNMQSLSCPPPPPPPVVRSGIPAQTSIPLPVYCHSAEATYGTYRRRRPGSAVKENEEYYQVSRNPGLHGSQVEELTTSFDGRDSTPTPVSVRTGLESTPAPERMLLGGREPCPQPLPQQQPLRPLPSLDSTFTQTVKLKLPPSPNIGGSGMLHSNRMQQLPHCTLPRSRGHKEVTFNPQATFQVYRRPSACYDGDEQL; the protein is encoded by the exons atggaaaccaaAATGGCTGTAAGGAATCAGCAGATCCCTACAAATCCTTTACCCACCGACAGTTTCAGTGTACgctgtgaaaaatatttctccgAGCTGAATCGATg ggaAGTGTGGCGATCTATTTTTCTTGGACAATTTTTATCAGTACTCCTGTGCACCAGTGCTGTAATCAGCCAGTTACTTTATGCAAATTACGGGGTTGCTGCACCCACTG CCCAGTGCTTCCTCAATTATGTCTTGCTGTGTCTAGTGTTCACCACAACTTTAGCATGTCGACCAGGAGAAGGAGGATTGTTGAGTGTGTTGAGAAAAAGAGGActcaaatatttcttccttGCAATAGCTGATGTAGAAGCCAACTATTTAGTTGTTCAAGCATATCAGTACACCACTCTAAGAAGTGCTCAACTATTGGATTGCTTTGCAATTCCCGCAGTATTAGTGCTTAGCAGAACTGTTCTCAAAGTCAGATATCAAATTATACACGTAATTGGAGTCAAAGTCTGCCTAGTAGGAATATTCTGCCTAGTCTGGGCTATCCCAGATGAAAATAATGAGACAGCAAAAGACAGATTAATTGGTAATTCAATTATacctattttcaaaattgtattcCTACTTATAATATTTTTGGTTCTAGGTGACTTGATGTGCATTGGAGGGGCCCTCTTgtatggaataataataatagctgAAGAATATGTCGTGAAAACAATTGATTGTGTTGAATTTCTAGCTATGATTGGTTTATTTGGAAGTGTAATCAATGGCATACAGTT aGCTGCTTTGGAACATGAACAAGTTGCTAGCATTGACTGGTCCGAGTGGAGAGTTATCGTTCTGTTAGCGGCATTTACTCTTACCCTATTTACCTACTACACAATCACACCGATCGTTATGAAGGTGACAAGTGCTATGGCAATCAACCTGTCGCTTCTCACGGCCGATTTCTACACGCTTGTTATTGGAGTGCTTTTGTTTCAGTTTAAA TACGATGTGATGTACGCACTATCCTATGCTCTGGTAGTGGCTGGAGTAGTGATATTCTGCTCACGATCAGCGCCCATTTATTCGCAAACTTTTGGTCCAAG GTTAACTTTGCCGCGTACTATCACGACAACTACTACAACGACCAATATGAGCTCACACAACTCAAGCCACGACATGCAGTTCAATATGCAAAGCTTAAGTTGTCCGCCTCCTCCACCACCGCCTGTTGTCCGTTCCGGAATTCCCGCTCAGACTTCTATACCCTTGCCCGTTTACTGTCACAGTGCCGAAGCTACATATGGAACCTATAG AAGGAGACGTCCTGGCAGTGCAGTGAAAGAGAATGAAGAATATTATCAG GTTTCCAGAAACCCAGGTCTTCATGGAAGTCAGGTAGAAGAGTTGACGACTTCCTTCGATGGACGGGATTCAACTCCTACCCCCGTTAGCGTGCGAACTGGATTAGAGTCAACTCCTGCTCCTGAACGAATGCTTTTAGGTGGACGAGAACCTTGTCCGCAGCCGCTTCCTCAGCAACAGCCGTTGCGTCCCCTACCATCGCTTGATAGTACTTTCACTCAGACAGTGAAACTCAAACTACCCCCTAGTCCTAATATAGGAGGATCGGGAATGCTGCATTCCAATCGAATGCAACAACTTCCTCACTGCACTCTTCCAAGGTCACGTGGGCACAAAGAAGTTACTTTTAATCCCCAAGCAACGTTCCag GTATACAGGAGGCCGAGTGCGTGTTACGATGGAGATGAACAACTTTAA
- the LOC124189855 gene encoding solute carrier family 35 member F2-like isoform X2, whose translation METKMAVRNQQIPTNPLPTDSFSVRCEKYFSELNRWEVWRSIFLGQFLSVLLCTSAVISQLLYANYGVAAPTAQCFLNYVLLCLVFTTTLACRPGEGGLLSVLRKRGLKYFFLAIADVEANYLVVQAYQYTTLRSAQLLDCFAIPAVLVLSRTVLKVRYQIIHVIGVKVCLVGIFCLVWAIPDENNETAKDRLIGDLMCIGGALLYGIIIIAEEYVVKTIDCVEFLAMIGLFGSVINGIQLAALEHEQVASIDWSEWRVIVLLAAFTLTLFTYYTITPIVMKVTSAMAINLSLLTADFYTLVIGVLLFQFKYDVMYALSYALVVAGVVIFCSRSAPIYSQTFGPRLTLPRTITTTTTTTNMSSHNSSHDMQFNMQSLSCPPPPPPPVVRSGIPAQTSIPLPVYCHSAEATYGTYRRRRPGSAVKENEEYYQVSRNPGLHGSQVEELTTSFDGRDSTPTPVSVRTGLESTPAPERMLLGGREPCPQPLPQQQPLRPLPSLDSTFTQTVKLKLPPSPNIGGSGMLHSNRMQQLPHCTLPRSRGHKEVTFNPQATFQVYRRPSACYDGDEQL comes from the exons atggaaaccaaAATGGCTGTAAGGAATCAGCAGATCCCTACAAATCCTTTACCCACCGACAGTTTCAGTGTACgctgtgaaaaatatttctccgAGCTGAATCGATg ggaAGTGTGGCGATCTATTTTTCTTGGACAATTTTTATCAGTACTCCTGTGCACCAGTGCTGTAATCAGCCAGTTACTTTATGCAAATTACGGGGTTGCTGCACCCACTG CCCAGTGCTTCCTCAATTATGTCTTGCTGTGTCTAGTGTTCACCACAACTTTAGCATGTCGACCAGGAGAAGGAGGATTGTTGAGTGTGTTGAGAAAAAGAGGActcaaatatttcttccttGCAATAGCTGATGTAGAAGCCAACTATTTAGTTGTTCAAGCATATCAGTACACCACTCTAAGAAGTGCTCAACTATTGGATTGCTTTGCAATTCCCGCAGTATTAGTGCTTAGCAGAACTGTTCTCAAAGTCAGATATCAAATTATACACGTAATTGGAGTCAAAGTCTGCCTAGTAGGAATATTCTGCCTAGTCTGGGCTATCCCAGATGAAAATAATGAGACAGCAAAAGACAGATTAATTG GTGACTTGATGTGCATTGGAGGGGCCCTCTTgtatggaataataataatagctgAAGAATATGTCGTGAAAACAATTGATTGTGTTGAATTTCTAGCTATGATTGGTTTATTTGGAAGTGTAATCAATGGCATACAGTT aGCTGCTTTGGAACATGAACAAGTTGCTAGCATTGACTGGTCCGAGTGGAGAGTTATCGTTCTGTTAGCGGCATTTACTCTTACCCTATTTACCTACTACACAATCACACCGATCGTTATGAAGGTGACAAGTGCTATGGCAATCAACCTGTCGCTTCTCACGGCCGATTTCTACACGCTTGTTATTGGAGTGCTTTTGTTTCAGTTTAAA TACGATGTGATGTACGCACTATCCTATGCTCTGGTAGTGGCTGGAGTAGTGATATTCTGCTCACGATCAGCGCCCATTTATTCGCAAACTTTTGGTCCAAG GTTAACTTTGCCGCGTACTATCACGACAACTACTACAACGACCAATATGAGCTCACACAACTCAAGCCACGACATGCAGTTCAATATGCAAAGCTTAAGTTGTCCGCCTCCTCCACCACCGCCTGTTGTCCGTTCCGGAATTCCCGCTCAGACTTCTATACCCTTGCCCGTTTACTGTCACAGTGCCGAAGCTACATATGGAACCTATAG AAGGAGACGTCCTGGCAGTGCAGTGAAAGAGAATGAAGAATATTATCAG GTTTCCAGAAACCCAGGTCTTCATGGAAGTCAGGTAGAAGAGTTGACGACTTCCTTCGATGGACGGGATTCAACTCCTACCCCCGTTAGCGTGCGAACTGGATTAGAGTCAACTCCTGCTCCTGAACGAATGCTTTTAGGTGGACGAGAACCTTGTCCGCAGCCGCTTCCTCAGCAACAGCCGTTGCGTCCCCTACCATCGCTTGATAGTACTTTCACTCAGACAGTGAAACTCAAACTACCCCCTAGTCCTAATATAGGAGGATCGGGAATGCTGCATTCCAATCGAATGCAACAACTTCCTCACTGCACTCTTCCAAGGTCACGTGGGCACAAAGAAGTTACTTTTAATCCCCAAGCAACGTTCCag GTATACAGGAGGCCGAGTGCGTGTTACGATGGAGATGAACAACTTTAA